From the genome of Paracidovorax avenae:
CCGCGTGCTCACCCAGTTCGAGCAGGCGGGCATCCTGATCCGCAGCAACTTCGAGAGCGGCAAGGCGGTGTACGAGCTGAACGAAGGCCAGCACCACGACCACTTCATCTGCATGGTCTGCGGCAAGGTCGAGGAATTCTTCGACCCCGAGATCGAGAAGCGCCAGCAGCTCGTGGCCAAGGCCAAGGGCTGGGTGGTGCAGGACCACTCCATGGCGCTCTACGGCCAGTGCGCCACCTGCGCGGCGAAGGCCTCATCCGGCTCCGGCCGCTGACCACACGGCATCGGCCGCCACTGCGCTTCGCCCCGGCCGGGCGGGCGGCCTCCTCAGGATCCGTCCCGCTGCTCCATGGCGCGCCGGTGGCGCTCGACGAATTCCTGGTAGGTATCGATGCCGCGCAGGTTGAGGATGGTGTTGCGCACCGCCGCCTCCACCAGCACCGCTATGTTGCGCCCCGCCACGACCTGGATCACCACCTTGAGCACGGGCACGCCCAGCACGTCCTGGGTGAGGGGTTCGTAGGGCAGGCGTTCGTATTCGCGCTCCAGCGTTTCCTTGCGCACGAGATGCACGATCAGGCGCAGCCGCATCTTCCGGCGCACCGCCGTCTCGCCGAAGATGGCCCGGATGTCCAGCAGGCCGATGCCGCGCACTTCCAGCAGG
Proteins encoded in this window:
- the fur gene encoding ferric iron uptake transcriptional regulator yields the protein MTNIDELKSTGLKATLPRLKILEIFQKGAQRHMTAEDVFRVLLDERSDIGLATVYRVLTQFEQAGILIRSNFESGKAVYELNEGQHHDHFICMVCGKVEEFFDPEIEKRQQLVAKAKGWVVQDHSMALYGQCATCAAKASSGSGR